The Medicago truncatula cultivar Jemalong A17 chromosome 4, MtrunA17r5.0-ANR, whole genome shotgun sequence genome includes a region encoding these proteins:
- the LOC112420960 gene encoding uncharacterized protein codes for MNFPTLWRKWMAECMATATASVLVNGCPTEEFTMERGLRQGDPLSPFLFLLAAEGFHILMVSLIQAGLFNGYRVGRENTMCLSHLQFADDTLIIGEKIWLNVRSMRAVLLLFEQVSELKVNFHKSLITGVNVTDSWLYEASLILNFRVGTLPFVYLGLPIGRDPRKLEFWRPLLDIIRTRLSNWKGWDTVCLLKKEGGLGVRRMREFNVALLGKWCWCMLIDRDGLWYRVLKVRYGEEGGRLKEGGGDSSVWWRMLCGIRRGAGLGEGSWFEDNVSTLDRWRWMLDPIGGYSVKGTYKYLTLPTTPVETSLYDAAWLKQVPLKVYVFVWRLLRNRLPTKDNLLRRRAIHHDDIFVWEGVAVQRHRIISSSVVILLAACGFMSTSGSTFCSYLQTWFVTTSISLVI; via the exons atgaattttccGACTCTTTGGAGAAAGTGGATGGCCGAATGTATGGCAACAGCAACCGCCTCGGTGTTGGTGAATGGGTGCCCTACGGAGGAATTTACTATGGAACGTGGTTTGCGTCAGGGTGACCCTCTGTCTccgtttctttttttattagcgGCGGAAGGTTTCCATATTCTCATGGTGTCGCTAATCCAGGCTGGTTTATTCAATGGTTATAGAGTGGGGCGCGAAAATACTATGTGTTTGTCTCACCTACAGTTCGCCGACGATACGTTGATTATTGGGGAAAAGATTTGGTTAAATGTGCGCTCAATGAGGGCTGTTTTGTTGCTATTTGAACAAGTGTCTGAGCTGAAGGTTAATTTCCATAAAAGCTTGATTACGGGAGTTAATGTTACGGATTCTTGGTTGTATGAGGCatctttgattttgaattttcgGGTTGGAACCCTACCTTTTGTGTACTTGGGGCTGCCTATAGGAAGGGATCCGCGTAAGCTGGAATTTTGGAGACCGCTTTTGGACATTATAAGAACTAGATTGTCGAATTGGAAAG GTTGGGATACTGTGTGTTTACTGAAGAAGGAAGGAGGTTTGGGGGTCAGGAGGATGAGGGAGTTTAATGTTGCTCTGTTAGGGAAATGGTGTTGGTGTATGTTGATTGACAGGGATGGACTTTGGTATAGAGTCCTGAAGGTGAGATATGGAGAGGAGGGAGGTCGGTTGAAGGAAGGGGGTGGTGACAGTTCGGTGTGGTGGAGGATGTTATGCGGGATTCGTAGAGGCGCAGGGTTAGGGGAGGGGAGTTGGTTTGAGGATAAT GTATCCACTCTTGACAGATGGCGGTGGATGCTTGATCCTATTGGCGGGTACTCTGTCAAAGGGACATATAAGTACCTTACGCTTCCTACTACACCTGTGGAGACCAGTCTTTATGATGCAGCTTGGCTAAAACAAGTTCCGTTAAAGGTTTATGTGTTCGTTTGGCGTCTTCTCCGCAACAGGCTCCCGACTAAAGATAACCTCCTTCGCAGGAGAGCTATTCACCATGATGACATTTTTGTGTGGGAGGGTGTGGCTGTCCAGAGACATCGCATCATCTCTTCTTCCGTTGTGATACTTTTGGCCGCTTGTGGCTTCATGTCTACCAGTGGCTCGACATTTTGTTCATACCTCCAGACATGGTTCGTGACAACTTCCATCAGTTTGGTAATTTAG
- the LOC11431015 gene encoding probable sugar phosphate/phosphate translocator At1g48230 — protein sequence MKMMSKTLLLTYFYLFIYILLSSGVILYNKWVLSPKYFNFPLPITLTMIHMAFSGAVAFFLVRVFKVVSPVKMTFEIYATCVIPISAFFASSLWFGNTAYLHISVAFIQMLKALMPVATFLVAVLCGIDKARCDVFLNMLLVSVGVVVSSYGEIHFNIVGTLYQVTGIFAEAFRLVLTQVLLQKKGLSLNPITSLYYIAPCSFVFLFVPWYLLEKPMMEVSQIQFNFWIFFSNALCALALNFSIFLVIGRTGAVTIRVAGVLKDWILIALSTVIFPESTITGLNIIGYGIALCGVVMYNYIKVRDVRALQLTAESIPDRITKDWKFEKKSSDIYVPDNVDNDEGSSGGNGSASDMNIDEEAPLISSSWLSHIGRTQLTSHATGK from the exons atgaaaatgatgagCAAAACGCTTTTACTAACTTATTTCTACTTATTTATCTACATCTTGCTTTCTTCTGGTGTCATTCTCTACAACAAG TGGGTTTTATCTCCAAAGTACTTTAATTTTCCACTTCCCATCACACTTACCATGATTCATATGGCTTTTTCTGGAGCTGTTGCTTTTTTTCTTGTCCGGGTTTTTAAG GTTGTATCTCCTGTAAAAATGACATTTGAAAT ATATGCAACTTGTGTGATACCAATAAGTGCATTCTTTGCATCAAGTCTCTG GTTCGGTAACACGGCTTATTTGCATATCTCTGTGGCTTTTATCCAGATGCTTAAAGCTCTGA TGCCAGTTGCAACATTCCTTGTGGCTGTTTTATGCGGCATTGACAAAGCAAGGTGTGATGTGTTCCTCAACATGCTGCTTGTTAGTGTTGGAGTCGTCGTTTCCTCCTACGGGgaaattcattttaatatagTTGGTACACTTTACCAGGTCACAGGCATCTTTGCAGAGGCTTTTCGACTGGTCTTAACACAAGTCCTTTTACAGAAGAAGGGCTTGAGTTTAAATCCCATTACAAGCTTATATTACATAGCTCCATGCAG TTTTGTGTTTCTCTTTGTGCCTTGGTACCTTCTGGAAAAGCCGATGATGGAAGTTTCACAGATTCAGTTCAATTTTTGGATCTTTTTTTCAAATGCTCTGTGTGCTCTAGCCTtgaatttttccattttcttaGTAATTGGTAGAACTGGTGCTGTAACCATCCGAGTTGCCGGTGTGCTTAAAGACTGGATATTAATAGCCCTTTCAACAGTTATATTTCCAGAGTCTACAATAACTGGACTGAATATAATTGGCTATGGTATTg CACTATGTGGAGTTGTGATGTACAATTACATAAAGGTCAGGGATGTCCGAGCCTTGCAATTAACTGCTGAAAGTATTCCTGATCGAATAACAAAG GACTGGAAATTTGAGAAGAAATCGTCTGATATTTATGTGCCGGATAACGTTGATAATGATGAAGGAAGCAGTGGCGGCAATGGTTCTGCCTCTGatatgaatattgatgaagAAGCGCCACTAATTTCGTCATCATGGTTATCTCATATTGGACGTACGCAACTAACCAGCCATGCAACAGGAAAATGA
- the LOC11446715 gene encoding novel plant SNARE 13, with product MASNLKMTPQLEQIHGEIRDIFRALANGFQKLDKIKDSNRQSTQLEELTGKMRDCKRLIKDFDREIKDEGAGNPEEVNKQLNDEKQSMIKELNSYVALRKTYMNTIGNKKLELFDMGAGASESTAEGNVQLASEMSNQELVNAGMKTMDETDQAIERSKQVVHQTIEVGTQTASTLKGQTEQMGRIVNELDSIQFSIKKASQLVKEIGRQVATDKCIMLFLFLIVCGVIAIIVVKIVNPNNKDIRDIPGLAPPVPSRRLLYVRTGELFD from the exons ATGGCTTCCAACTTGAAGATGACCCCTCAGCTCGAACAGATCCATGGTGAAATTCGTGACATCTTCCGTGCCCTCGC AAATGGCTTCCAGAAGCTGGATAAGATTAAAGATTCCAATAGACAAAGTACTCAGCTGGAGGAACTCACCGGGAAGATGAGGGACTGCAAAAG GTTGATAAAGGATTTTGATCGTGAAATTAAAGATGAAGGGGCAGGAAATCCCGAAGAAGTGAACAAGCAACTTAATGACGAAAAGCAATCAATG ATCAAGGAGCTAAACTCATATGTGGCACTGAGAAAAAC GTACATGAATACGATTGGTAATAAAAAACTTGAACTTTTTGACATGGGAGCTGGAGCAAGTGAATCTACAGCCGAAGGAAATGTTCAATTGGCATCAG AAATGTCAAATCAAGAACTTGTCAATGCTGGGATGAAGACAATGGATGAGACTGACCAGGCTATTGAGAGGTCTAAGCAG GTTGTACATCAAACAATTGAAGTTGGCACCCAAACTGCATCTACCTTGAAGGGCCAA ACTGAACAAATGGGCCGTATTGTTAATGAGCTTGATTCAATTCAGTTTTCAATAAAGAAGGCCTCCCAACTTGTTAAGGAGATTGGTAGACAG GTTGCTACAGACAAGTGCATCATGCTTTTTCTGTTTCTTATCGTCTGTGGTGTGATTGCCATTATTGTCGTGAAG ATTGTGAATCCCAACAACAAAGATATTAGGGATATCCCAGGATTGGCGCCTCCAGTTCCCTCAAGGAGGCTTTTGTATGTACGGACTGGAGAACTTTTTGATTAA